In the Populus trichocarpa isolate Nisqually-1 chromosome 1, P.trichocarpa_v4.1, whole genome shotgun sequence genome, TTTTTACAACCAAACACTTGATCACTTCAACTATAGGCCTGAAAGCTATGACACATTTCCGCAACGATATGTGATCAATTCTAAGTATTGGGGTGGTGCGAATGCATCAATCTTAGTATATCTTGGTGCAGAAGCATCGATTGATGGATATCGTGACGCTGCTGGATTTCTAGATGATAACGCTGTTCAGTTTAAGTCTCTCTTGGTATTTATTGAGGTACGGATACAATTAGTTCACTTAATTTAATTAGGCTTGCCTATGCTTGTATTTGTATATATGTTGTTTTTGGTACGTTGAAAAAGAACCTAATGATtggtgaaaataattttatatatatatatttatgtcaTCGATCAGCACAGATATTATGGACACTCATTCCCACCTGGAGCATGGGGGAAACGAGGGTATTTCAGCTCAGCCCAGGCTTTAGCAGACTATGCAGCCATTATCATTGACATAAAGGAGAATCGAAGTGCTCAATATTCTCCAGTTATCGTCATTGGAGGATCATATGGTGGAAGTAGGTGGATACGTACTATAACGTTCTGCatgaatattattgatgaagacTTTGATTCCTTAATTCTTTTTCTCTCCATGTTTGTTAGTGCTGGCTTCGTGGTTTCGGCTCAAGTACCCTCACATTGCCCTCGGAGCCTTGGCCTCATCAGCACCAATTCTTTATTTCGATGATATCACACCACAGGATGCATACTATTCTGTAGTCACCAAGGAATTTAGAGTAATATATAGAGTTTTCACctttaattttctcattttaaattagttttcttaATCGAtccaaagtatatatataagataaataatattgttttatacgTGGGAATCTTGCGAGTGCAGGAAGCTAGTGAGACTTGCTACCAGACTATAAAAACGTCATGGTCAGAAATTGATGAACTTGCTTCTAAACCCGATGGTCTCTCAATGCTTAGCACGAAATTCAATACTTgcaagtaatatatatattttcattttctttaacattGCTTGTTCAACtgaatatatattcaatataaTCTTACATGCTAATATATAGCCTTGGTATATATTTTGATCTATTAACTATACTAAATTTTCCTTGCTGCAGAAACTTGACTGATGCCAGTGAGCTCAAGGATTACTTAAGGTTAATGTATGCTTATGCTGCCCAGAACAACAGTCCACCAACATATCCAGTTAACGAGGTCTGTAAGGGCATAGATGATGATGCTTCTGGAGATGATATTCTAAGCAGAATATTTCGTGGTGTTGTTGCTTATTATGGAAACCGGACGTGCTATTTCAATAATAATGCATACGCCTACCAATCTGAAGCAACTCTGGACTGGAGTTGGCAggtaaaataattactattatatGTAGTTTGCTAAATTCTTCAGTAACCACTATTCTTCACGCTGGTAGTATAGCAACCACTATTTTtgcatcaccaccaccatctaTTTGCCGTAGTCCATCATTATTGCtaataattaatcattataACCGGTACTCTTCTACCACCACCACACCTTATGAACACCATTGCAATTACTATCTTGCCACTATTATCacctatcattattattatcatagcaATCTTCATCACCCAACACAGCATTATTATcactataaatattatcatttttttttgatgaaatcgagaatagatatataataataaataaataaacatgaacAGTGTGAGCAGAGTTTAAGCTTTAGCTATATAGATTGTAGCCTAGGCATCAGcctaattacaataaataaatacaagaaaacctATAACCCTATTATTTGGCCAAGCAAAAACAAACCCACACTAAATCAGGAATTAAGCAGACCATGCCGAAATGCATTCATGATTCCTGTATAGATCAGCACCAGTATACCAAAAGGAAGAGTTGAGGTTCCTGATCCATCCTAGCagcaaagtaaaacaaaagCCATAGGATATCCTTCCCATATTGGCTTTTGATCCTCAAATATCAAGTTGTTCCTAGCATTCCATATAGTCCAGATAATGCTAAACATAAAGCCCCCCCAAACAGATCTTTCAAACTTACAGTGGTTGCCCTGCAAAAGACCCAGCCATTGACATTGAAGGTCGTCAAGGCCATACGGCATTACCCAGCTCAAACCTCTCCAAGCTACAATTTTGTTCCATAGTTTCCAAACCACTTGGCAATGCAAGAGGATGTGGGATACAGTTTCTGAATGTTGCTCACAAAAAGGACACCTGTCCTCCTGAGGGCTTAGAACGTGCCTCTTCACCAGGAAGGCTCTTGTGCAAAGGCCTTCATTTAAGGCCAGCCATAAAGTCATTTCTGTTTTTGGAGGGCAAATGGATTTCCATACATTTGTGATATAAGTTGTAGAACCAGCATACCTGATTCTTTCAAGGGCAAGCATACAAGAGTTGACAGTATAGTCTCCATCTTTCCCCCACTCCCAAATCAACCTGTCTTCTTTCAATCGATGAGTTGACAGtattatcatttatatatatattcataccAATATTcacaatcataattattatcactTTTCAGCTATTGTTATTATCATGAGTAACATCACTTATCtcatctattattattattattattattataattccaacaactataaatgaaaataaatattttgttttctaagaaaatattttccttatcattttcaaaaaagtgtaaaaataacttatttattaagaaaatgttttacaaaatagttttttagaaaatattttcttataaaacaaacacagctctagatagtaaaaaaataattttaattaatatggttcgtttttaattaatatcaattagtGTTAggacattaatattttttttgttattttatttatcatttttaatcatCGTGTCTTCaatttattcttcttattttattgataataattaaatatctatttttattccatgatatatatataaaatgaatcgATGAGACCCTCTTAATTTATATACTCTTACAagtttaatcttaaaaattaaatgttgtgtGTTTAGAGATGCAGTGAGATGGTGATACCTCTTGGTGTTGGGGATAATTCCATGTTCCAACCAAATCCATTTAATTTGACAGACCATATAGAGCGTTGCAAGAGTTTGTATGGTGTCCGACCTCGTCCTCATTGGGTCACTACCTATTACGGAGGTCATGTATGTTCTCTTTAATTTCTCCTTTTAATTCCTTAATCTTCTATCAATGCGTTTTTTcacctccttttttattttttctttcattgtatACTCCTTCTACAAATCCACTACGTTTCATGTAATAATAAGATGGCCAATTCCTCTTcaattctagtttttattttatttttttgataataaagATTTATGAGTTTTGAATTACATAAGATGGGTAGCCATGGTAAGTCTAATACACAGTAAAGGGTGCTTGAGAGTGTGATAGTGATtgtgaaaatacattaaaataatattttttactttttaaaaattatttttgacatcagcaccatcaaaatgatatataaaaacataaaaaaaatataattttaaaacaaaaaacaatttgattttttaaaaaaaacacagtttcaaccgcgttcccaaacactaCCTAACATAAATCAAGATTCTTGACCATTGGtgcttattttttagaaaaacgtTTTACTTGATTTCCTTTGGAAAAGTTTCGTATTGCCATCTGCATGAACTAACACTAAAATCTTACATGACTCGACTTCGTATTATAGTGGGTGAAAGTTGAAGATGAAGAACATGGAATCCAATTAATTTGTTGAGTGGTGTCATAatctatttttgggttatttcttgatttatattttttctctcttaaaaaaaatatatacaaaaaaataaaaaatattatcaaaaaaatataacagtgaaaagaggatgcaGAACGCAcagaaaatggtcaaaaattggttaaggaggttaaaaaatacaaagattgaaatttgacagtatatctTTGACCGATGAGAGCCctattgatgaagaaaattcaatttgaggaagaaaagtctaaaatcagatgtttatggacttaattaaattttattgaaggtttaattgaatttatggagggtttgattacgagaaaaattaattttggagttaatttgggctttaattggaagaaattaaagttctggggtcaatttataattttatagagttaatttggtcaactcaagggcttaattgcataaatattgaagtttgatggccaattagggacttaattgaagaaatttaaaaccaagaggggctgtaattaaaaccgaatcaggggccaaattgaagaaattaaaagtttattgatcaattgagggtcaaattgcataaatcagagaccaagGATCAATTTGGAAAAGGCGTTCAACTTTAGGGCTGAGGATTAAATTTGgcaaggatgcaattgaattgatatttaaaatcaaaattgcaactgagaacttgattgaacaaatcacaaattgaagACTGATTTGGACTTTGACACGTTTTTGCCGCCCTTTTCTTTAAATGGAACGACGCGTTTTGtccaaaacggcaccgtttcatccactgttcattaaaaaaaaaggacaaaaaacggtgccgttttgaatgACACTGtacgtcttcttcttcccctggacgtgcAGAAAACAGGGGAGGGAGCTTTTGTCCCTTTTTTCATCGACTTCTTTCCACCGCCATCTCTCTCTCAAAAAGACGCCGACCAACCTGGCCCAAAGCTTTCCACGTGTTGGAGAAAAGGGAGGAGATGTGTTCCTCAGGTAGTTTTTGGGGCGACAACACAGTGGCCGCCCCTGCCTTTCTCTCCcctattttacctataaatacagaGGGGGAGAGCACAACAAGAAGAGACGAAGGGAGCAGAGAAGGGAGAGGCAAGAGgatcgaaagaaaaaaaaaaaaaaaaagaagaagagggagaATGGTCTGAAGactaaaagaacaaagaaaataaaaacagagagagagagagagaagaggttGCAGCCACTGCGAACCACCAGCGCCGCCGCTTGTCGCCTTTAACATTACAACCAATGGTTGCAGCCACCGTAGGTCAGcccttcccttttccttttttttttcttttgcttcgtCTCACCTCCttgctctccactgttcacgtagtctgtgaacagtggagagcacTGTTCATGGCTGGGCCAATTATGGCCCAGCCGAATATTTGGGCCTAGCCCAgtccaaagaaaaataattgggtCGGGTCCGGcccaattcaaaatttttttctcaaaaatgcttttgaaaaattgtaattttttcgtgtatttttctacttttttttgtttaatctcaatctgttttttggcatttcaaaaaatatgaatccggtattaaaataccaggtttttgtcaaaactttcaaaaaaatacaaaaaaaaattaaaattttgaaaaaatgtttttgtgcatacggtcaagtgtctcaaagctaaaaaattatattgtgtttttcatacaccaaaaaacaatgttttagcatgcattttttactttaataacCTGTTTATTgaagtcaagagaacattggccaaaatatcaaaaacaaaaaaaaaattattttgtgttgttttagtATAAGGGATTACGAATtgatacgtaaaacgtattcccgatattaaaaaagtattttcttttgacGACATAGAAcaattaggtttttacccgataagaaaAAGATCTCCTTAcagaggaggacttttcttaaaccgtaAACAGACCGACAATTAGAAACCACAACAagactttagattttatcagacaacaaaacaatgcagcttaccttaggtagggcgtagttggggtgctaataccttccctttacgcaaccagtttCCGTACCCAATCTTTGAGACCAATTAGGATTCatagtgaccagaatactaggtggcgactctcaatcaaatttttcactgataaaagacaaaaattacTTGTCTCCtcatatttgccagatagaccatttcattttccttgaatagtggacgatcgccgcgacgccgtaCACGTGCGACAAGTAGAATGCCACCCCATTAGCTGACCGCTTTCAATTTGGGAGGCCATTAAAAAACACCTatatatccaatatatatatagtattttgtTTCTGAGTGttgcacccgacatcgcggcggccctaaaACATTTACAAGGAAAGAACTTttttctggcatcttgttctctTAGGagaaaatgtcttgtttaaggagtcgccacctagtattatggttactaggaaccctaactggtcaacagagattctatggtacgggactggttatgTAAAatagaagatattatcaccccttaaacgttttgcctgaggcagactgcattgctggttttgtcttaaattgctaaacgtTTAATAGTTTATGATATGatgatttgcttataatattcctgactctgacatcagtgaatattcgactacagatacttccaactctggcgttgataAGTATTAtgtaacccaaaataaaaatgaatggtGTTGCTGACTCTAACTCtttaaataaaccaataaaaataaatttaaatatatacatgcatatttttttttattttatatatatatatatatatatatatatatatatatatatatatatatatatatatatatattttgggctAGACAAAACGAAAATCACGCGGGAAGTGGCTTCACGCGTGCATGagcagtgcgaaggtaattaaattaccttcgcacagctCTTGTAACAATTCAATTTGAAATGAAGATGCAAAATGGGATGAAGGGCGTACCTGCTTCTGGAAACGGCGAAGATGGTTGCAGCGTGATGGTGCCTGTTGTCTGCTTAAGACCTTTCCTCCtgctttcttttgctttctctcCTGGTTCTGGAAACGCCGAAGGCAGTAGCAACGATCTCGGTGACTTTCCtctgcttctttctttgattgcGTTCTGTCTCCTCTAGTTTTGAGATGAAGGAAAGTAAACAATGGTGATGCCGGTTGTCAATAGTCTTTGGTTCAGTGtcgttcttttatttttttgcagggACGAAGACAATGGCAGAGCTGATCTGTGACTCTCCTctgcctttccttttttttttttttctgggtctCTTCTCTCTGTTCCCGCGGTtccccctctgtttttttttttttctctccgtcTCCCTCCCTGTTCAGCCTCGGTTCTGCCTTTTTTCTCCCCCTGGCTTTTTTTCGTGCATGGCCTTTCTCTAGCTTTTATAgagccagagaatgccatgcgGTCACCTCTAATTAATGAGGTGACCGACCGTTTGCAGGAGTAATGAGGGACTGAGGATCGTGCAGTGTCCGTTTCTagtttgaagaagatgaacagtgtccattgaaacggcgccgttttgagaTGTGAAATGACCATTTGCATTTTGGCCCTTGAATTTTTGACAGTTTTGCAACTAAGCCCCTagttaaattgtaattgaacCCCTGCATTTTGGCGCCTTTTACAAGCTAGTCCTTGGACTCTAATCTGTTGCAATTTGGcgcccaattaaccccaaactttgatatttcttcaattaagttcctgatttcattaattaaattaatttcaagctcaattaagtctcaaaacttatcaattcttcaattaaacccttgatttgattaattaaactagtcaagagtttaattaatctctaaacttccaatcatgttgcctttaacccaaattttaatttatttttcatttattttatttttatttgtttttcattattatttttaattaatattttttattcatttttttttgtttttcttttttcagtaaataaaataatagtaataataataataaaaataaaaaagtcaaaatttaGGTTATGACACTAAACGAGTGATATTCTCAA is a window encoding:
- the LOC18094912 gene encoding uncharacterized protein LOC18094912 isoform X2, yielding MMFQRLFLLQSFLLFSLTTATATAKRLNTIPRHSPIGPRVWRDQPDKTTSCEVDEEGFETCFYNQTLDHFNYRPESYDTFPQRYVINSKYWGGANASILVYLGAEASIDGYRDAAGFLDDNAVQFKSLLVFIEHRYYGHSFPPGAWGKRGYFSSAQALADYAAIIIDIKENRSAQYSPVIVIGGSYGGMLASWFRLKYPHIALGALASSAPILYFDDITPQDAYYSVVTKEFREASETCYQTIKTSWSEIDELASKPDGLSMLSTKFNTCKNLTDASELKDYLRLMYAYAAQNNSPPTYPVNEVCKGIDDDASGDDILSRIFRGVVAYYGNRTCYFNNNAYAYQSEATLDWSWQRCSEMVIPLGVGDNSMFQPNPFNLTDHIERCKSLYGVRPRPHWVTTYYGGHSIKLILQRFASNIIFSNGLRDPYSSGGVLENISDTVVAVKTVNGSHCLDILFAEENDPEWLVTQRKIEIKIIKEWINKYYADLTMF